Within Salarias fasciatus chromosome 15, fSalaFa1.1, whole genome shotgun sequence, the genomic segment ATCCATCCACTCACAGAAACTCTACATTAATATAAAACGGAAATGTGCGTTCCAGGTTCAGAGAGTCCTGCTTGCTGTTTCATTGTCAACTGAAGAAGAACAAGTTGCATTTGGAGCAGTTTGTCCCACATCCAGTCACCTTCCTTACTTTGGAGAATCAAAAAAAGCATCTACAGGCAAGTTGAAATATGATCAGGAGGCACTCAGTAAAACTATATTTCACTGAGGCCTTTTTTGGCTACATGgtcagtgtgagaacagaaATCATCAGTGTGACTCTTTTGCCAACATGCTTTGCAGACTTTGAAAAAAGAGACGGAGGCACTTTGGTTCGACGTTGAGCTTCAGTATGCGCAGCTCTCCACGGCGCCGGAGTTAATGACCAGGAAACAAGATCAGGGTGAAGTCAAACAACAGCTGATTCAGCAGTGGAGAGAACAACAGATGATTCTACAGACCAGGTACAACACATTTCTACAACACATGCAGAATGTAGAGttattaaaagcaaaaaatctAAATCGTTGGTGTTTGAAACAGGATGGTGTCGTTGGAAAGTGTTGCTCACCTGCTGAAGTCTGCTGATGATCTGAGGCTGCTGATCTCAGAGAAACTGAACCAGATTATCAGGGAGCCTGTCAACATCTCCTCTTTAACCCTTGTTGATCCTACAATGCTGTCTGAGTTAAAGGtaatgtgttcctgtgtgtttatAGAATCAGACAAAGCCTGAAGTCTGCACATTTTTGTAATTAATGCTTTATTTCTTCCTCAGGAGTTGAAAGATCGACTGGAGGCCGAAATGAGAGAGATCTCACAACAAAGTGCTGCAGAGGAAAGACAAATGTCGGAGGCCACATCCCCTCCGTCCCTCTGCCAGGCAATCCACAACAGTCTCCATCATCTTGAGCGGCTCAGACAGCAGTTGGAGGAAGCTCAGTCGGCCGTGCGGGCGTTAGATCGCTTCCTGGCCACAGTGCGAGAAGCTGAGGCCGAGATCCCAACCCTGCTGGCAGTGAAGGACTCGGGCTGGCAGAGAACCGACGCAGAGCGGGAACGGGAGAGACAGTCCTGGCAGGCCGCTTTGCAGAGGTTGCAGGCTGCTGCAGAACAGTCTGATGGTGCCGACAGTCGTTTGAAGGCGGTGGGGATGACTGTGACTGTGGACGGTGAGACTGCGACATGCCAGgatgtgttgaagtgtgtgtcCAAGCACGTCGTGGAGATGGACAAGAGGCTGATGATTGCCGAGAAGAAACAGAGCGAAGAAGTGATAGTTCTTAAGGAAATggataaaatacacaaaaaagaagaattacACCAAATAAGGACTCTGCTTCACTCTTCACAGCAAGATGTGACTCAGAGGATTCTCCCGTCAAGTGCCACAGATGAAGAGTTGAGATCGGAGGCCAAAGGAAGCATGTTGGAAGGAGAACATGATATAAAAcctcctgcagaggaagaagacaAACTTCAAACATGGCCAGCCAAAGAGGATGCCTTAAAAACCAGAGACCGGAGACAAGGGAGGGTCAGCCCGGTCAGGAAGGAGGCCGAGAGGAAGGTTTTGGTGAAGAAGAAAGCTGCCTTGTTAGCAGCACTGAGGGAGACGAAGGCGGCAGCCGAGAAGCTGCGGCTGCAGGAGCCAACTTTACCTGCACTGCAACAGaggtaaataaaacaaagatcaAGTAAAGGAAGTAAAATTACTGATTTCTCTCTACATATAATATATACATTTAGCTTGTTTATCTGATATTATTGAATGATCTGCAGGACTCGTGCCTTGACAGAGCTGGAGAGAGCTCTCGCTGGCCTCCTGTCGGAGGTCCAGTATATCCGAGGTGCTTCGTCACAATCAGAACTAcctgaggagagagaaacagcggaggtggaggatctgtgggaagagacaaaaaaagcCGTGACTGAACGGTAAAGACGAGCGGAGTGTTTATCCTTTGTTCTAGTTTTTGCAGCATTCTGATGTTGATTTGAGTGTTATTTTATTCGTCACATACAGGTTTGATCAGTGCTGCGTCCTCACAGAGCTGCTCAGGAGCTTCCAGAGCCTCCGCGCTGAGCTGAGTGGGACCCTGCAGAGAGCTGAAAGCACCATCGGCGAACAAGCCTCCTACATGGGCAGAAACAACCTGCAGAGGCTTCACACCAAGGTGAGTCACTCTGCTCAGGAAGAAAGACACTGATTCCTGTCATGATCTGGgaattgatttcatttttatttttattgtcattgttaattttttttttttttttttttttcaggttcaGGAAGCAAAGGGCGAGCTGAATGGCCTCGGAGACGCCATCGAGGCAGTCCGGAGTGTCTGCAGGCAGCTTCACTCTCACTTACGCCAAATCCCTGATTGCACCTCGGTCCCCTTTGAGAATGAGGCAGACACTCTGATGGATCGCTGGCTGGATGTGGGTTCAGTAGCTGCATCACTTTTTATTCTGTGATCGTGACGTTATTTTTAATTGAGGTCATAATGCgtgtgaaataaatgtaaaatatttataATTCAGCGGCGTTGGTTTTGTCATTGTCTTTTTGTACAGCTATCAGAAAGGACAGATTCCCACCTGGAAAACCTACGTCTGGCTTTGACTTTGTGGGACGGGGTCCTTCAGCTGGGGACAGAGGTGGAGAGCTGGACAGACGATAAACTCGCAGCTTTCACTCAGTGTCCCTCCTTTCGGGACGAGGATGCCGTCAAGACTTTGCAGGTAAAACCCGTCAGCTCGGGCCTCCACGTTTTCGCCGTTGCTTGGAATAACGTGAACCTTCATCACGCTGTCTTCAGAGCGAGATTGAGACCCAGGAGGAGAATATTCAGCGCTTCCACCGGAGATCCACTGagattcagctgctgcttcaaagCTCTGAGtttcctctggagctgcaggtgtgtctCTCCTGTACTTTCCTGTTCAGGTTGAAGATATTTTAGATTGAAATACCACAGAGATGGACTGATGTGCAAAACTGCATTGTTATGATTTCATCTTCAGTTCCAGTCGAGGTTACATTGTCAGccataaagacattttcatgttttgcaAAGGCGTTTCATTGTGTTCTGAAGGTGGTGGAGACGCAGATCAGGAAGAagatggagcagctgaaggagctggttTCTGAAGCAGAGGATGTTTACAGGCAGATGGTGGCCACCAAAGAACAAATGAGTGGAAGGATAGAAGAGTGtctcagcagcctccagcaggtccaggactCCCTCCGCTGTCTGACAGGCCCTGATGTCGTCACGATCCTTACAAAACTTAAGGCAAGTGTCTAAAGAAGATATATTTCTCAACCTAAACAAAACTGctcgctttgttttttttaatcttcttttaTTTCAGTGCCTGAGTTTTGTAATCAGTACCGACTTATTTATGAATCTGTAAATGCATACTAACGCTCAGCACTTTGCACAACGCTTCAACGTCTTCAGGAGCTTTGCTGGCAGCTCCACAGCCAGGACGAGCAGGCGGAGAGTCTGATGGAGGATGTGCGTGTCATGGCCTCCATAGCCGGCGCAGATAGCCTTCGCAGCCTGGCTGAGAGCGgcgctctgctgcaggagcaaGTCAGAAAGACCCAGCGGCTCTTCTCTGAAGTGGAAGAACAGACTGACAGGAACATCCAGGACCTCGACAGGTCGGTCTGCAGCTCCTGAGATCATGTGGAGACCTACCTTTTTGTTTGAGTTTCATCCCTTTCATCACTTGGAACAAATTGCACCTTGTTTATATCTTTACACAACTATCACTCACATGTTTGTGATATGAATATTAATATCCGCAGGCTGCAAGTGGAGAACGAGGGTCTGGAACAGTGGCTGCGTGCTGCTGAGGAAAAAGCAGCAAAGGGGGGAGATCTTCATCTCCTGAAAGAAGAAACGCTTCAGCAAAGGTAAAGACGTGTAATGTCTGATGTGTGGTTCTTTAAAGAAGTTGTGTCGGCATTAGTAGCAGTAGTTGTAGCAGCTCCTGTGAGAAGAATTGCTTTTTTTGACTGTCAAAAAATGGGAGAACATGAGAAATGTTGTAGCAGCAATCTTGATAGAACTGGTATTAGTACCAGAAGTGATGCAAGAAGTAATTGGAGTTTTAATAGTGACTGGTTGATTATTTTAAGCACTGCAGTGCCTTGGCCCTCTAGTGGTTTGCAGAGGCATTGCAAGCAAGCCATCGGAGACAAAGTTCTTTAAAAGTTTGAGATTTCCACAAAATTTTGTCTGACCCAGTTTTTTGTCAGTTATTTCTTCCACGGTTACTATTGCCGACTGGGCCGTGTAGCGTTCCCATGtcctcccagtgtgtgtgtgagtttccctccacagtccacaaacatgcatgtgaggttaattgctGACCCTGAATTGCCCCAGGGTAggagggagggtgtgtgtgattTGAGAGGACTTACTTTACTTTATATGATAATCAAGTAAACAAACAATGTCAAACAGTCTAAACAAGAAACAGTTAGTGGGTGTTGTGATTGTGACTGATCACCAGGAATGTTGAATAGCGACCCATTCTTACACGTGAGTGCAGCACTCACACAAAAGATCAAAGTATACTTCATGACCCGGTTGTCGGTTTTCCCATGGTTGATATTTGCAGGTGTGTGCAGCTATTGTAAGATGCATCAAATTATTCTCAGACTGTTCAGTGCAATTTATTCATAGATGTAGTGTTATATTTCAGTCTGAACTTGTATGGGTGAGTTTTTCAAAGTTTGTAATGGTGGAAATTACAAAGGTGTAAGGATTAGCATCTCATGACATACTATCTCTATTCTGTGCTTTGCAGTGTGAGGACCGAGCTTCTTAATCAGCACAAGACGTCTTTACAAAGCAGCAACCTTCAGCAGGTGGCACTGCTCGAGGAGAGCGACCGACTGCTGAAGCGATATCTCAGCTTCCACGCTCGCATGCTCGGCGACTCACAAGAGACGGGGCGGTCTCTGAACAGGGACCTTGACGCGTTTTCAACTTTGTCGACGTCGATTCGGTCGCGGGTCAAGCAGCTGAGGCAGATCGCTGAAGCTTCACTGGCTGGAAGCCTCCTGACTCCTGTGGAGCAGAAGCTTCACTCTGCACAAGTAAGAAAACTTAACTCACTACATATTTAGTcatttccaaaaaaaagaaaatctgtgttGTTCTCTTTTCACTGATGAGGCTGAGGTCGAGTCACACACCTGGGATAAAACAATTGCACTATTTAGAAACAATATAGAACTTAACAGCCTCATAAAAAAATTCAATAGATGCAGGACTATGGATGCAAAATTTGTGTGTTGGTTGTCcagaataagaaaataaatgtcaatatgatttaaaagaaaaaacttttatGGGAATTCATCTgagtcatttgaaaaaaaaaaaacaaaactagataaattattgttttctttagtTTACAATAAACTATTGGTGACTGGTTTATTGTACACTAAATTGGTGAATGAGGAATGAGCCTGTATAAATACTTGGAGATCTGCTCCTCTTAAACATGAGTGAGTTTATAAACTGACATATTTGTAAAATAGCACAGAAAAGATAAACAGTGGCTTGGGACTGGACTTTCTTCGCCACTTTGCAGGTGAATGCCTGTAAATCCTGCGTACTTGTCCtttaaatatctgttttttgtttttgtgtaattATGAGATGGGAGTGACTTCAGTAATGTGGCATATCACATCAGGGTGTGGTGGAGCTTGATTCTTTTTGTCTACTTTTGTTCAAACTTGTTCCAAACTAAGGAGTGTCCATTTAGTGCGCCGCTCTGAGCTCTGTTCCGCAAACAGACTCAGTTCTGTACCTGTCTCTAACACGTTTGCATGTTCATGTTTAGGCTGTGCTCGATGCCACGGCCGAGGTGGGGGCTCGCCTGGATGAGCTCAGGGTCGCCGGAGCCGGTCTGAGCCACAGACTGCCGAATGGAGATGAGCTGAAGGAAGAAGTGGAGGAGACCGTTcagaaagcagagcagcagtggacGGACCTGTTGGAGTCAACGGAGCCTTATTACGCGTGAGTGGAGAAagtgaatagaaaaaaaaaaaaaaaatcaaaaggttTTAGGTAGACGAATTGTTAGAATAAGTAATTTTCCACATGAATATAATCTTTATCCTTCCAGGGTGCTTAAAGCTGAACCAGAACTCGCTTCTTTCTTCCTGAACCAAAGACGGGAGGCTTGCAGACGAGTGGAAGAGCTGCAGCGCCAAACGGAGAATCTTGCTGCTCTGCTATCCCGGCGTGCCACCGCTGAGCGCACACAAGCCCACCAACTTTCCCAAAAACTGCTGGAGGAATGCGATTCTGTTCAGTTAACCCTAAAGAGTCTGGCTGAACGGAGGAGTGAACTGGCCGAGcggacctgcagcagcatctggCAGGACTCCTCCTGGGCTGGGCTGGACGTCCGAGGGTCAGCAGTGATGGCAGAGCTACAGGTAAAGAGGAGTTTTGCTACTAAAGAGATTACTGAGAGATGCAGGGACtcccaaaaatatttttttaccCTATACTCAGGATACTGGACACTGTGGAGTCTGAATGAAATTAGAGATCTCTAGGAAGTTGCACTATCAGGGAATATTGTCCTGTACCTCGTATGATCACTGCTCGTATGTTTGGCTGAAAGCGAGCAGTCTGACTGTTTCCCGGTGTTCCTGGATTGTCCTCAGGGTGTGTGCTCTCGCCTCGAGGAAGGTGTGAGCAGCGAGGATCAGTTTGGCCGGTTGCTGCAGGACTGCCAGCACAAACTGTCATCCCTGCAGGAGAGGATGTCGCTCTGTCAAACACTGAAGGAGAGCTCAGCTGGACCAAACACTGCTGTGTCTCCTCTGGAGGTCAGCTTCGTTAAATGAACTCACCTgctgacattttcatttcacatctcATGTTGAAGTAtatgtgcttttcttttttttaatccctctATTTACTTTTGACTCATTACACTCTCCAGGATTTGTTACAAGAAGTGACAGACATGGAGAAAGACTTCTTACAGCTTGCAGCGCTCAAAGACTCGATCGCAGTCAGCTCCGCAGACGAGGCATCGACGAGTCTCTCCCAGGAATTCACTGATCTGAAATCCCACAAGGGCGCGCTGGAGAGCAGCATCAGAGAAAATCTGGCTCTTCTCGGAGCGAGCAGGAATCAAGCTGTTCAGCAAATTGAAGCCGAGGCCTCCCGCCTGCAGACAGCAGCGAGAGCCGTGGCTGAAAATGTGGGGAACCTGTCTGGAATCCATGAGGTGTTACCTGAGATCAGCCAGCTGAAACAACACTTCTGCTCAATTCAGGTAGTCTGAGAATGCGTCCTCCGTGGATGACAGGGATAAAAATGACAACAGGTAGTAATTTAATTAAGTATTTGTTTCCCTGTTCCCAGGACTTGGATGCTCAGCTGACAGAGTTGAAAACCAGAGCTAATGATCTACAGAGGAGAAGCGACTGCAGCGTCGAACAGCAAACGCCTCCTTCAGACGTTCTTTCAGCAGTCAGTGCAGTTCTGAGAGACGCTGACAGGTATGAGAGATGCACTCCTACAATATCCATGTAACTTTATACATGCAAATAGTTGTATCTTGTAACAGTGATTAATAAATTCAGATATTTCACACAGTGTTTGATACAATATGTGAGGGAATATGAGCTCACAGCAGAATTTGTGAAGcaccacacacatatacaagtTTACTCCTCAGTGGCAGTGCTATTGATGTGATGCACAGGTAGTACATTTCAAAAAGgagttgctgttttgttgttgttattgaaaGAGTTATCTTCaccataacttttttttttttttttttttttgcactttccCTGCAGTCTCAAGTCCGTTATTCTACAAAGGAAGCAGGAGTGTGCAGACAAAACGGCTGACAGAATAAGAGAGGTCACCGGTCAGCTGCAGCGATGGAGCAAAGCAGTGAAATCTGAGCCATCATCGCTCAACCAGGTGgaactttcagtgttttatatGATCTGTAACACATTCCTGACCGTTATTCAAACAATGTATTCTTATAAATATACAGtactttcatttttcagttgtactttcattcatttaaaaaaaaaaaacatgccgcCTTGATACTGAGGAGTCTCAGAAGAGTGTTTTAAAGGCAGAAAGACATCAAACTGAGAAggcttgtgtctgtgtgtgtgcttgtaggCGGCCATGGATGAAGGTCTGCAGCATCAGCGAGTgctggacgagctgctgtcGGAGCAAATCTTTCTTCTGAATTGTCTGGGAGCTAAAGTGTCAAAGAAACTGCGGAATAAGGCTTCAGGGGCTCTGAAAGACAGCAGACCTGCATTTGAAATACTATCTAAATACCTGGTGAGTTCTTCGTGTTACACCTATTTACACAATCAGTTGCAAACCTCTTTcaaattatgtgattttttttttgtgtgtgtgtgtgtctcagttgGATGACAGCTCCAGGAGAGCACAGATGGAAAACAGTGATTTTCAAAGTGGAAGCAGTGAAGACAGACCTCAATATTCACCTTCATCTGAGGAGACTTACCTCCAAACACCTCCTGCTTCCACGTCTTCTTCTGCAACAAGCAACAACACTGAAACTCAGAGCAGTCTCTCCGTTTCAGAAGAACATCCTCCTTCTGATCCCGTCACGGATACATCAACTGAAAGAAATGCAGCAGCTGATCCAGCAAAGCAGGATCAAACACGTTTTCTAATGAAAAATCCAGATGTTTCTGATGTGTGTATCACCAGTGCCCTCATTGGAAAAGCTCAACAAGATGCCCCCGTTCCTATTGTGAAGTCCAAAACCCAACAAGAATCACAACCAGAAACATCAGATCCATCAAAAGTAAACTTGGAGACTTCCAGTGAGTCCAGTGACAGTGGTGCACTGTGCACTGATGCCTGTCCTCTAAACAGTGAGCAAAAAACACTTTCTAGGAGTAAAACTGAGCTGTTGATGCCTGAATGGCTTCTGACTGCCAATAAAAGTCAACAAGCAAAATCTCAAACACAGAAGAATAGAGACACCGCCTCAACCCGGGCCTCACAGATCTCAGCAGACTGTGTCACATCTCCAACAGGATCAGCAGCGCCACGCTCAGAAAGCACCCCCATGTCAGGACAGGTTCCgacacaaacagaaatacaTCAAGTCGTCACAGATGCTCCAAAACAAGACAATCAGGGTGAGGACAGTGGCACGAAGAAAACGTTTACGATTGTGTTGGACCTGGAGCCAGAAGACGTGATGAAGAAGGAAAGTGATGCCAGCGGTCAGGAAGGAGAGTTGAGTGAAGCCAAGCTtccagaaatgaaaaatacaggAATCAAGGAGAACAAATCTGGAATTTTTACAGcgtcagagaaaacaaacttgAAAAGTTTTGATGGaggatcagaatcagaaaagTTAGAGGTGGATCTTGAAGCTCTAAAACAAGAGATGCACTGCGACGATGCCATTGGTCCAAAGAAGGTATTCACCGTGGTGTTGGACCTAGATGCACAAGACATGCTGGAAAATAACGCCAGCCATCCAGATGAACCTGAATGTCCACAGGGAGGAGGACTGTGTGATGAAAAGCCCACAGAAGTTTCAAACAGAGAAACCTGTGAGAAACAATCAAGACCTTTGACATCAGTCAGTCCCGAATCAAGTATGAAAGAAGTGAGACATTGTCCTTCACCATTAGAACAAAAACCCAAGGAATGTACTGACGCTCAAGAGCAAGAGATGCAGGATGGAAGTGGTATTGATATTGGGTTGGACACAAAGCTGCAACCGAAACCCATACAGGAAAGTTCAGATTTACTCCCATGTTCTCAGGGAGGAAAGCTTTGTGATGCGATTGCAGATGTTTCAAATACAGCCTCTCCTGAAGCGAAATCAGACTTTATTACCTCATTAATCAGTCCTGAACAGGATAAAACCGAGCTGAAAAGCCACAACGTCTGTCCGGGATCAAACCCTTTAATGACTCCAAATACAAAACACGATGAGGAAGAAACCAGGAATGCCAAAATACCAAATGAGGACAATCACGAAACATACGAAGTGTCATCTTCCCCCCGGTCTTGTGTCGCTGCTGCTGAATGTCTGCTCACTGGTACACATGAGGTAGAAACAACACTCCCAGATGTCAAACACGAGGAGATTTCAGAGCTCTGTCACTccagagagcaaacagagagc encodes:
- the LOC115402298 gene encoding nesprin-2-like is translated as MREISQQSAAEERQMSEATSPPSLCQAIHNSLHHLERLRQQLEEAQSAVRALDRFLATVREAEAEIPTLLAVKDSGWQRTDAERERERQSWQAALQRLQAAAEQSDGADSRLKAVGMTVTVDGETATCQDVLKCVSKHVVEMDKRLMIAEKKQSEEVIVLKEMDKIHKKEELHQIRTLLHSSQQDVTQRILPSSATDEELRSEAKGSMLEGEHDIKPPAEEEDKLQTWPAKEDALKTRDRRQGRVSPVRKEAERKVLVKKKAALLAALRETKAAAEKLRLQEPTLPALQQRTRALTELERALAGLLSEVQYIRGASSQSELPEERETAEVEDLWEETKKAVTERFDQCCVLTELLRSFQSLRAELSGTLQRAESTIGEQASYMGRNNLQRLHTKVQEAKGELNGLGDAIEAVRSVCRQLHSHLRQIPDCTSVPFENEADTLMDRWLDLSERTDSHLENLRLALTLWDGVLQLGTEVESWTDDKLAAFTQCPSFRDEDAVKTLQSEIETQEENIQRFHRRSTEIQLLLQSSEFPLELQVVETQIRKKMEQLKELVSEAEDVYRQMVATKEQMSGRIEECLSSLQQVQDSLRCLTGPDVVTILTKLKELCWQLHSQDEQAESLMEDVRVMASIAGADSLRSLAESGALLQEQVRKTQRLFSEVEEQTDRNIQDLDRLQVENEGLEQWLRAAEEKAAKGGDLHLLKEETLQQSVRTELLNQHKTSLQSSNLQQVALLEESDRLLKRYLSFHARMLGDSQETGRSLNRDLDAFSTLSTSIRSRVKQLRQIAEASLAGSLLTPVEQKLHSAQAVLDATAEVGARLDELRVAGAGLSHRLPNGDELKEEVEETVQKAEQQWTDLLESTEPYYAVLKAEPELASFFLNQRREACRRVEELQRQTENLAALLSRRATAERTQAHQLSQKLLEECDSVQLTLKSLAERRSELAERTCSSIWQDSSWAGLDVRGSAVMAELQGVCSRLEEGVSSEDQFGRLLQDCQHKLSSLQERMSLCQTLKESSAGPNTAVSPLEVSFVK